In Lates calcarifer isolate ASB-BC8 linkage group LG4, TLL_Latcal_v3, whole genome shotgun sequence, a genomic segment contains:
- the LOC108883435 gene encoding zinc finger protein 521 isoform X4 has product MKTHASNKPHKCPVCRRGFLSSSSLHGHMQVHERGKDGSTSSLSRADEWKLKETRKCSRCEEGFDVPEELQRHIAECHPECSPSEDGGLGATLQCIYCHEPFSDEGTLLTHIDQAHSRDRKGHTCAICSEHFLSVEDLYAHMDIHQLPESSNHSNSPSLLTVGYTSVSSTTPDSNLSVDSSTMVETAPPVPKTRGRRKRAAQNASDMGGRSSKQPKVSYSCIYCNKQVFSSLAVLQIHLRTMHLDKPEQAHTCQFCLEVLPSLLNLNEHLKQVHNAEDHAALLASLPDALLQCNFCPEVLSDLNALQEHIRCSHGFPSPVAKESNAFFCPQCFMGFLTEATLEEHVRQTHCDGGSLRFDSPLAVTPKEPIVEVYSCSYCTNSPIFNSVLKLNKHIKENHKNIPLALNYINNGKKSLRTLSPSSPIAVEPTMLKQGSSASRTASEFICNQCGAKYTSLDLFQTHLKTHLDGLQPQLTCPQCNKEFPNQESLLKHVTIHFTITSTYYICESCDKQFTSVDDLQKHLLDMHTFVFFRCTLCQEVFDSKVSTQLHLAVKHSNEKKVYRCTSCNWDFRHETDLQLHVKHSHLENQGRAHRCIFCGESFGTEVELQCHITTHSKKYNCRFCSKAFHAIVLLEKHLREKHCVFEGKTQNCGANGSTVSGGEGQPKEDAELQGLLTNSHGPGAAGGSVVESQNSHDGSEEEVDTAEPMYGCDICGASYTMESLLTNHQLRDHNIRPGESAMIKRKAEMIKGNHKCNVCSRTFFSEAGLREHMQTHLGPVKHYMCPICGERFPSLLTLTEHKVTHSKSLDTGSCRICKMPLQSEEDFLEHCQMHPDLRNSLTGFRCVVCMQTVTSTLELKIHGTFHMQKTGTMSSNQPIGRSNAISHNQQQHHAQKPFKCASCLKDFRSKQELVKLDINGLPYGLCASCVTVAGSKSSSPTVNGGRQQQQGGATTPATTTGAWIQGESLSPGDGKGKAVSSSSSSSSISSSSAAKTRCSSCNVKFESEAELQNHVQTVHREQAGDSNSGQLKTPQVSPMPRASPSQTEEKKTYQCIKCQMVFYSEWDIQVHVANHMLGSQVSGSHHHKIEEGLNHECKLCSQSFDSPAKLQCHLIEHSFEGMGGTFKCPVCFTVFVQANKLQQHIFSAHGQEDKIYDCSQCPQKFFFQTELQNHTLTQHSS; this is encoded by the exons ATGAAAACTCACGCCTCCAACAAACCCCACAAGTGCCCTGTGTGCCGCCGAGGCTTCctttcctccagctctctccacGGCCACATGCAAGTACACGAAAGGGGCAAAGATGGCAGCACCTCCAGCCTCTCTAGAGCTGATGAATGGAAGCTGAAGGAAACGCGCAAATGCAGCCGTTGCGAGGAGGGCTTTGATGTCCCAGAAGAGCTCCAGAGGCACATTGCCGAGTGCCACCCTGAATGCTCTCCATCAGAGGATGGAGGCCTGGGTGCCACCTTACAGTGCATCTACTGCCATGAGCCCTTCAGTGACGAGGGCACCCTGCTGACTCACATTGACCAGGCCCACAGCCGAGACAGGAAGGGCCACACCTGTGCTATCTGCTCTGAGCACTTTCTGTCTGTTGAGGACCTCTATGCTCACATGGACATCCACCAGCTCCCTGAATCAAGTAACCATAGTAACAGCCCTTCCTTGCTCACAGTGGGCTATACCTCTGTCTCTAGCACCACTCCTGACTCCAACCTCTCTGTTGACAGCTCCACAATGGTGGAGACAGCGCCACCTGTGCCCAAGACAAGGGGCAGGAGAAAGAGGGCTGCTCAGAACGCATCAGACATGGGAGGACGTTCCTCCAAACAGCCTAAAGTCTCCTACAGTTGCATCTACTGCAACAAGCAAGTATTCTCCAGTTTGGCTGTGCTTCAAATTCACCTGCGAACCATGCATCTGGACAAGCCAGAGCAGGCTCATACTTGCCAGTTTTGTTTGGAGGTCCTGCCCTCTTTACTAAATCTAAATGAGCATCTTAAGCAGGTCCACAATGCAGAGGACCATGCTGCCCTGTTAGCCAGCTTGCCTGATGCCCTGCTTCAGTGTAATTTCTGCCCTGAGGTGTTGAGTGACCTCAATGCCCTCCAGGAACACATCCGCTGCTCCCATGGCTTTCCTAGTCCTGTGGCCAAGGAGAGCAATGCCTTCTTCTGCCCCCAGTGCTTCATGGGGTTTTTGACAGAGGCAACCTTGGAGGAGCATGTTCGTCAGACTCACTGTGATGGGGGAAGCCTGCGTTTCGACTCCCCCCTGGCTGTAACTCCCAAGGAGCCTATAGTAGAAGTGTACTCCTGTTCGTACTGCACCAATTCTCCCATATTCAACAGTGTTCTGAAGCTCAACAAACACATCAAGGAGAATCACAAGAACATTCCACTGGCACTGAACTACATCAACAATGGAAAGAAATCCTTGCGCACTCTAAGCCCTTCTTCTCCAATAGCTGTGGAACCGACCATGCTGAAACAAGGCAGCTCAGCCTCACGCACTGCCAGTGAGTTCATATGTAACCAGTGTGGAGCCAAGTATACCAGCTTAGACCTTTTCCAGACTCACCTAAAAACTCATCTGGATGGCCTGCAGCCTCAACTGACCTGCCCACAGTGCAACAAAGAGTTCCCCAACCAAGAGTCCCTGCTAAAGCATGTGACAATTCACTTCACTATTACCTCCACTTATTACATCTGTGAGAGCTGTGACAAGCAATTCACTTCAGTGGATGACCTGCAGAAGCACCTACTCGACATGCACACTTTTGTGTTCTTTCGCTGCACGCTGTGCCAGGAGGTGTTTGACTCGAAGGTGTCTACGCAGCTCCACCTGGCTGTAAAGCACAGCAATGAGAAGAAGGTGTATCGCTGCACCTCCTGTAACTGGGACTTCAGGCATGAGACTGACCTACAACTACATGTCAAACACAGCCATCTGGAAAACCAGGGCCGTGCCCATCGCTGCATTTTTTGTGGAGAGTCCTTTGGCACAGAGGTGGAGCTGCAGTGCCACATCACCACCCACAGCAAGAAGTATAACTGTCGTTTCTGCAGTAAGGCCTTCCATGCTATTGTCCTTCTGGAGAAGCATTTGAGGGagaaacattgtgtttttgagGGTAAGACACAGAACTGTGGTGCTAATGGCTCTACTGTAAGTGGTGGGGAGGGCCAGCCTAAAGAAGATGCTGAGCTACAAGGTCTCCTAACTAACAGTCATGGTCCAGGGGCAGCAGGAGGATCTGTGGTGGAGTCTCAGAACAGTCATGATggaagtgaggaggaggtggacaCTGCAGAGCCCATGTATGGGTGTGACATCTGTGGGGCATCTTACACCATGGAATCACTCCTCACTAACCACCAGTTGAGAGACCACAATATACGCCCTGGTGAGAGTGCCATGATAAAAAGGAAAGCTGAAATGATCAAGGGCAACCACAAGTGCAATGTCTGCTCCCGCACCTTCTTCTCTGAGGCCGGGCTGAGAGAACATATGCAGACCCACCTTGGGCCTGTCAAACACTACATGTGTCCCATCTGTGGGGAGCGTTTCCCTTCCTTACTCACCCTGACTGAGCACAAGGTCACCCATAGTAAGAGTCTGGACACAGGCAGCTGCCGCATTTGTAAGATGCCACTGCAGAGTGAGGAGGACTTCCTAGAGCATTGCCAGATGCACCCTGACCTGAGGAACTCCCTGACAGGTTTCCGCTGTGTGGTCTGTATGCAGACCGTCACCTCCACATTGGAGCTCAAGATCCACGGCACCTTCCACATGCAAAAAACAGGCACCATGTCCAGCAACCAACCCATTGGGCGCAGCAATGCCATCTCTCACAACCAGCAGCAACACCATGCTCAAAAACCTTTCAAGTGCGCCTCCTGCCTGAAAGATTTCCGGTCCAAACAAGAACTTGTGAAGCTGGACATCAACGGACTGCCTTACGGACTCTGTGCATCCTGTGTGACAGTGGCCGGCTCTAAGAGCTCCAGCCCAACAGTAAATGGAGGGAGGCAACAACAGCAAGGCGGAGCCACCACTCCAGCGACAACTACAGGCGCATGGATCCAGGGGGAGAGTCTCAGCCCTGGAGATGGAAAAGGCAAAGCTGTCTCTtcgtcatcatcatcctcttccaTATCCTCATCATCCGCTGCCAAGACACGATGCTCCAGCTGCAATGTGAAGTTTGAGTCTGAAGCAGAGCTGCAAAACCACGTCCAGACAGTGCATCGGGAGCAGGCTGGGGATAGCAACAGCGGGCAGCTCAAGACCCCCCAAGTGTCCCCCATGCCTAGAGCCAGTCCCTCACAAACTGAAGAG AAGAAGACATACCAGTGCATCAAATGTCAGATGGTGTTCTACAGTGAATGGGACATCCAAGTTCATGTGGCCAACCACATGCTGG GCTCACAAGTATCTGGATCACATCACCACAAAATAG
- the LOC108883435 gene encoding zinc finger protein 521 isoform X5 has translation MKTHASNKPHKCPVCRRGFLSSSSLHGHMQVHERGKDGSTSSLSRADEWKLKETRKCSRCEEGFDVPEELQRHIAECHPECSPSEDGGLGATLQCIYCHEPFSDEGTLLTHIDQAHSRDRKGHTCAICSEHFLSVEDLYAHMDIHQLPESSNHSNSPSLLTVGYTSVSSTTPDSNLSVDSSTMVETAPPVPKTRGRRKRAAQNASDMGGRSSKQPKVSYSCIYCNKQVFSSLAVLQIHLRTMHLDKPEQAHTCQFCLEVLPSLLNLNEHLKQVHNAEDHAALLASLPDALLQCNFCPEVLSDLNALQEHIRCSHGFPSPVAKESNAFFCPQCFMGFLTEATLEEHVRQTHCDGGSLRFDSPLAVTPKEPIVEVYSCSYCTNSPIFNSVLKLNKHIKENHKNIPLALNYINNGKKSLRTLSPSSPIAVEPTMLKQGSSASRTASEFICNQCGAKYTSLDLFQTHLKTHLDGLQPQLTCPQCNKEFPNQESLLKHVTIHFTITSTYYICESCDKQFTSVDDLQKHLLDMHTFVFFRCTLCQEVFDSKVSTQLHLAVKHSNEKKVYRCTSCNWDFRHETDLQLHVKHSHLENQGRAHRCIFCGESFGTEVELQCHITTHSKKYNCRFCSKAFHAIVLLEKHLREKHCVFEGKTQNCGANGSTVSGGEGQPKEDAELQGLLTNSHGPGAAGGSVVESQNSHDGSEEEVDTAEPMYGCDICGASYTMESLLTNHQLRDHNIRPGESAMIKRKAEMIKGNHKCNVCSRTFFSEAGLREHMQTHLGPVKHYMCPICGERFPSLLTLTEHKVTHSKSLDTGSCRICKMPLQSEEDFLEHCQMHPDLRNSLTGFRCVVCMQTVTSTLELKIHGTFHMQKTGTMSSNQPIGRSNAISHNQQQHHAQKPFKCASCLKDFRSKQELVKLDINGLPYGLCASCVTVAGSKSSSPTVNGGRQQQQGGATTPATTTGAWIQGESLSPGDGKGKAVSSSSSSSSISSSSAAKTRCSSCNVKFESEAELQNHVQTVHREQAGDSNSGQLKTPQVSPMPRASPSQTEEKKTYQCIKCQMVFYSEWDIQVHVANHMLEEGLNHECKLCSQSFDSPAKLQCHLIEHSFEGMGGTFKCPVCFTVFVQANKLQQHIFSAHGQEDKIYDCSQCPQKFFFQTELQNHTLTQHSS, from the exons ATGAAAACTCACGCCTCCAACAAACCCCACAAGTGCCCTGTGTGCCGCCGAGGCTTCctttcctccagctctctccacGGCCACATGCAAGTACACGAAAGGGGCAAAGATGGCAGCACCTCCAGCCTCTCTAGAGCTGATGAATGGAAGCTGAAGGAAACGCGCAAATGCAGCCGTTGCGAGGAGGGCTTTGATGTCCCAGAAGAGCTCCAGAGGCACATTGCCGAGTGCCACCCTGAATGCTCTCCATCAGAGGATGGAGGCCTGGGTGCCACCTTACAGTGCATCTACTGCCATGAGCCCTTCAGTGACGAGGGCACCCTGCTGACTCACATTGACCAGGCCCACAGCCGAGACAGGAAGGGCCACACCTGTGCTATCTGCTCTGAGCACTTTCTGTCTGTTGAGGACCTCTATGCTCACATGGACATCCACCAGCTCCCTGAATCAAGTAACCATAGTAACAGCCCTTCCTTGCTCACAGTGGGCTATACCTCTGTCTCTAGCACCACTCCTGACTCCAACCTCTCTGTTGACAGCTCCACAATGGTGGAGACAGCGCCACCTGTGCCCAAGACAAGGGGCAGGAGAAAGAGGGCTGCTCAGAACGCATCAGACATGGGAGGACGTTCCTCCAAACAGCCTAAAGTCTCCTACAGTTGCATCTACTGCAACAAGCAAGTATTCTCCAGTTTGGCTGTGCTTCAAATTCACCTGCGAACCATGCATCTGGACAAGCCAGAGCAGGCTCATACTTGCCAGTTTTGTTTGGAGGTCCTGCCCTCTTTACTAAATCTAAATGAGCATCTTAAGCAGGTCCACAATGCAGAGGACCATGCTGCCCTGTTAGCCAGCTTGCCTGATGCCCTGCTTCAGTGTAATTTCTGCCCTGAGGTGTTGAGTGACCTCAATGCCCTCCAGGAACACATCCGCTGCTCCCATGGCTTTCCTAGTCCTGTGGCCAAGGAGAGCAATGCCTTCTTCTGCCCCCAGTGCTTCATGGGGTTTTTGACAGAGGCAACCTTGGAGGAGCATGTTCGTCAGACTCACTGTGATGGGGGAAGCCTGCGTTTCGACTCCCCCCTGGCTGTAACTCCCAAGGAGCCTATAGTAGAAGTGTACTCCTGTTCGTACTGCACCAATTCTCCCATATTCAACAGTGTTCTGAAGCTCAACAAACACATCAAGGAGAATCACAAGAACATTCCACTGGCACTGAACTACATCAACAATGGAAAGAAATCCTTGCGCACTCTAAGCCCTTCTTCTCCAATAGCTGTGGAACCGACCATGCTGAAACAAGGCAGCTCAGCCTCACGCACTGCCAGTGAGTTCATATGTAACCAGTGTGGAGCCAAGTATACCAGCTTAGACCTTTTCCAGACTCACCTAAAAACTCATCTGGATGGCCTGCAGCCTCAACTGACCTGCCCACAGTGCAACAAAGAGTTCCCCAACCAAGAGTCCCTGCTAAAGCATGTGACAATTCACTTCACTATTACCTCCACTTATTACATCTGTGAGAGCTGTGACAAGCAATTCACTTCAGTGGATGACCTGCAGAAGCACCTACTCGACATGCACACTTTTGTGTTCTTTCGCTGCACGCTGTGCCAGGAGGTGTTTGACTCGAAGGTGTCTACGCAGCTCCACCTGGCTGTAAAGCACAGCAATGAGAAGAAGGTGTATCGCTGCACCTCCTGTAACTGGGACTTCAGGCATGAGACTGACCTACAACTACATGTCAAACACAGCCATCTGGAAAACCAGGGCCGTGCCCATCGCTGCATTTTTTGTGGAGAGTCCTTTGGCACAGAGGTGGAGCTGCAGTGCCACATCACCACCCACAGCAAGAAGTATAACTGTCGTTTCTGCAGTAAGGCCTTCCATGCTATTGTCCTTCTGGAGAAGCATTTGAGGGagaaacattgtgtttttgagGGTAAGACACAGAACTGTGGTGCTAATGGCTCTACTGTAAGTGGTGGGGAGGGCCAGCCTAAAGAAGATGCTGAGCTACAAGGTCTCCTAACTAACAGTCATGGTCCAGGGGCAGCAGGAGGATCTGTGGTGGAGTCTCAGAACAGTCATGATggaagtgaggaggaggtggacaCTGCAGAGCCCATGTATGGGTGTGACATCTGTGGGGCATCTTACACCATGGAATCACTCCTCACTAACCACCAGTTGAGAGACCACAATATACGCCCTGGTGAGAGTGCCATGATAAAAAGGAAAGCTGAAATGATCAAGGGCAACCACAAGTGCAATGTCTGCTCCCGCACCTTCTTCTCTGAGGCCGGGCTGAGAGAACATATGCAGACCCACCTTGGGCCTGTCAAACACTACATGTGTCCCATCTGTGGGGAGCGTTTCCCTTCCTTACTCACCCTGACTGAGCACAAGGTCACCCATAGTAAGAGTCTGGACACAGGCAGCTGCCGCATTTGTAAGATGCCACTGCAGAGTGAGGAGGACTTCCTAGAGCATTGCCAGATGCACCCTGACCTGAGGAACTCCCTGACAGGTTTCCGCTGTGTGGTCTGTATGCAGACCGTCACCTCCACATTGGAGCTCAAGATCCACGGCACCTTCCACATGCAAAAAACAGGCACCATGTCCAGCAACCAACCCATTGGGCGCAGCAATGCCATCTCTCACAACCAGCAGCAACACCATGCTCAAAAACCTTTCAAGTGCGCCTCCTGCCTGAAAGATTTCCGGTCCAAACAAGAACTTGTGAAGCTGGACATCAACGGACTGCCTTACGGACTCTGTGCATCCTGTGTGACAGTGGCCGGCTCTAAGAGCTCCAGCCCAACAGTAAATGGAGGGAGGCAACAACAGCAAGGCGGAGCCACCACTCCAGCGACAACTACAGGCGCATGGATCCAGGGGGAGAGTCTCAGCCCTGGAGATGGAAAAGGCAAAGCTGTCTCTtcgtcatcatcatcctcttccaTATCCTCATCATCCGCTGCCAAGACACGATGCTCCAGCTGCAATGTGAAGTTTGAGTCTGAAGCAGAGCTGCAAAACCACGTCCAGACAGTGCATCGGGAGCAGGCTGGGGATAGCAACAGCGGGCAGCTCAAGACCCCCCAAGTGTCCCCCATGCCTAGAGCCAGTCCCTCACAAACTGAAGAG AAGAAGACATACCAGTGCATCAAATGTCAGATGGTGTTCTACAGTGAATGGGACATCCAAGTTCATGTGGCCAACCACATGCTGG